The following coding sequences are from one Azospirillum sp. TSH100 window:
- a CDS encoding purine-nucleoside phosphorylase, protein MTAARAAADILHHAPGHRPRVGIVLGSGLGGIADRIGDAVAIPYTDIAGFPIPSVSGHAGRLMVGQLGGVEVACMQGRVHAYEGNGFDALKTAVRALKLAGCDTLVLTAAVGSLRLEVGPGRLMAISDHLNLLGANPLTGPNDEVFGERFPSMTDAWDPELRTLLKDVAAGLSIDLSEGVYAAYPGPSFETPAEVRMMKMLGADAVGMSTVPECIIARHCGLRVVGCAVVTNLGVGLGDGPVDHHQTLTAASAAAADLERLLVGFLERLHEKDGSRS, encoded by the coding sequence ATGACCGCAGCCCGCGCCGCCGCGGACATCCTTCACCATGCCCCCGGCCATCGGCCGCGGGTCGGGATCGTGCTGGGCTCCGGCCTGGGCGGCATCGCCGACCGCATCGGCGATGCGGTCGCCATCCCCTACACCGACATCGCCGGCTTCCCCATCCCCAGCGTCTCCGGCCATGCCGGACGACTGATGGTGGGACAACTCGGCGGCGTCGAGGTCGCCTGCATGCAGGGCCGCGTCCATGCCTATGAGGGCAACGGCTTCGATGCGCTGAAGACCGCGGTGCGGGCGCTGAAGCTGGCCGGTTGCGACACGCTGGTGCTGACCGCCGCCGTCGGCTCGCTCCGGCTGGAGGTCGGCCCCGGCCGGCTGATGGCGATCAGCGACCATCTGAACCTGCTGGGCGCCAACCCGCTGACCGGCCCGAACGACGAGGTCTTCGGCGAGCGTTTCCCCAGCATGACCGACGCCTGGGATCCGGAACTGCGCACCCTGCTGAAGGATGTCGCCGCCGGCCTGTCGATCGATCTGTCGGAAGGCGTTTACGCAGCCTATCCCGGTCCGTCCTTCGAGACGCCGGCCGAGGTGCGGATGATGAAGATGCTGGGCGCCGACGCGGTCGGCATGTCCACCGTACCGGAATGCATCATCGCACGTCATTGCGGCCTGCGGGTCGTCGGCTGCGCCGTCGTCACCAATCTGGGCGTCGGGCTCGGCGATGGGCCGGTTGACCATCATCAGACCCTGACCGCCGCCTCGGCGGCAGCCGCCGACCTGGAGCGCCTGCTGGTCGGCTTCCTCGAACGCCTGCATGAGAAGGACGGGTCCCGGTCATGA
- the cdd gene encoding cytidine deaminase produces MAEPAELSRLIEAARAARENAHAPYSKFKVGAAILGDSGRVFAGCNVENAAYPQGQCAESSAIGAMVTAGDRRIRAIVVMGGDAGAEEICTPCGGCRQRIREFATPETPIHICDPAGLRRTFSLEALLPESFGPTNLAF; encoded by the coding sequence ATGGCCGAGCCGGCAGAGCTGTCGCGGCTGATCGAAGCGGCCCGCGCCGCGCGCGAGAACGCCCACGCTCCCTATTCCAAATTCAAGGTGGGCGCGGCCATCCTAGGCGACTCGGGCCGCGTCTTCGCCGGCTGCAATGTGGAGAACGCGGCCTATCCGCAGGGGCAATGCGCGGAATCGAGCGCCATCGGCGCCATGGTCACCGCCGGCGACCGCCGCATCCGCGCCATCGTCGTGATGGGCGGCGACGCCGGGGCGGAGGAGATCTGCACACCGTGCGGCGGCTGCCGCCAGCGCATCCGCGAGTTCGCGACACCGGAAACGCCGATCCACATCTGCGACCCGGCCGGCCTGCGCCGGACGTTCTCACTGGAAGCCCTGTTGCCCGAATCCTTCGGCCCCACCAATTTAGCCTTCTGA
- a CDS encoding ABC transporter permease, with the protein MEDALLLALQLLGATIRVATPLVLAAFAGMYCERAGVVDIGLEGKMLAGAFFSAAVASTTLNPWLGLLAGIAAGMALAMVHGFACITHNGNQVVSGMAINILVAGLAPTLAYAWFQQGGQTPLLPNQARLPAVELPGVEALSGVPFLGPVYRELFNGNNVLIWVTLVLVIATQWVLYRTRFGLRLRAVGENPAAVDTAGLSVARLRYQALLVTGVLTGMAGSYLSTGHGAGFVRDMTAGKGYLALAALIFGKWRPGPTLFACLLFAFTDAVQVRLQGVVLPGIGVIPVQFIQMLPYVLTVLLLAGFVGKAIAPKASGIPYVKER; encoded by the coding sequence ATGGAAGACGCGCTGCTTCTGGCCTTGCAGCTGCTGGGCGCCACCATCCGGGTGGCGACGCCGCTGGTGCTGGCCGCCTTCGCCGGCATGTATTGCGAGCGGGCCGGCGTGGTCGACATCGGGCTGGAAGGCAAGATGCTGGCCGGCGCCTTCTTCTCCGCCGCCGTCGCCTCCACCACGCTGAACCCCTGGCTCGGGCTGCTGGCCGGCATCGCCGCCGGCATGGCGCTGGCGATGGTCCATGGCTTCGCCTGCATCACCCACAACGGCAATCAGGTGGTGTCGGGGATGGCGATCAACATCCTGGTCGCCGGGCTGGCCCCGACCTTGGCCTATGCCTGGTTCCAGCAGGGCGGCCAGACCCCGCTGCTGCCCAACCAGGCACGTCTCCCCGCGGTGGAGCTGCCGGGGGTCGAGGCGCTGTCCGGCGTCCCGTTCCTGGGGCCGGTCTATCGCGAGCTGTTCAACGGCAACAATGTGCTGATCTGGGTGACGCTGGTGCTGGTGATCGCCACCCAGTGGGTGCTCTACCGCACCCGCTTCGGCCTGCGGCTGCGCGCGGTGGGCGAGAATCCGGCGGCGGTCGACACCGCCGGCCTTTCGGTGGCGAGGCTGCGGTATCAGGCGCTGCTGGTCACCGGCGTGCTGACCGGCATGGCAGGATCCTACCTGTCCACCGGCCATGGCGCCGGTTTCGTCCGCGACATGACCGCCGGCAAGGGCTATCTGGCGCTGGCGGCGCTGATCTTCGGCAAATGGCGGCCGGGTCCGACCCTGTTCGCCTGCCTGCTGTTCGCCTTCACCGACGCGGTGCAGGTCCGCCTCCAGGGCGTGGTCCTGCCGGGCATCGGCGTCATCCCGGTGCAGTTCATCCAGATGCTGCCCTATGTGCTGACCGTCCTGCTGCTGGCCGGCTTCGTCGGCAAGGCCATCGCCCCGAAGGCGAGCGGCATCCCCTATGTCAAGGAGCGCTGA
- a CDS encoding ABC transporter permease — MLLSGSGKGQPGAVPGWVGYALLPVLNLVAAFVLSGLVILVIGENPVDVLSLLLSEALGYPEAIGYTLYYTTDYIFTGLAVAIAFHCGLFNIGGEGQAYLGGLGAGLVALALTGWPWPVVALLAVLASALFGAAWAFIPAWLQAKRGSHIVITTIMFNFIAASIMTWLLVDVLIRPGSQSPETREFDPGVWLPSMDRALGWFGIAIPASPLNLSFLWALACCALFHIFLRRTRWGYELRTVGRNERAAVYAGISPARNIIIAMLISGALAGFVGVNEILGVQHRVILNFTGGVGFVGIAVALMGRNHPVGIILAALLFGVLAQGGGQLSFEYPTINRELVMVIQGLVILFAGAMENLFKPQVEALFRRRGGTAAAETGRG; from the coding sequence GTGCTGCTGAGCGGGTCGGGGAAGGGTCAGCCGGGCGCCGTGCCGGGCTGGGTCGGGTATGCGCTGTTGCCGGTTCTCAACCTCGTCGCGGCCTTCGTGCTGTCGGGTCTGGTGATCCTGGTGATCGGCGAGAACCCGGTGGACGTTCTGTCGCTGCTGCTGTCGGAGGCTCTGGGCTATCCGGAGGCCATCGGCTACACCCTCTATTACACCACCGACTACATATTCACCGGGCTGGCGGTCGCCATCGCCTTCCATTGCGGCCTGTTCAACATCGGCGGCGAGGGACAGGCCTATCTGGGCGGGCTCGGCGCCGGGCTGGTGGCGCTGGCGCTGACCGGCTGGCCCTGGCCGGTGGTGGCGCTGCTGGCGGTGCTGGCGTCCGCTCTGTTCGGTGCCGCCTGGGCCTTCATCCCGGCCTGGCTTCAGGCCAAGCGCGGCAGCCACATCGTCATCACGACGATCATGTTCAACTTCATCGCCGCCTCGATCATGACCTGGCTGCTGGTGGACGTGCTGATCCGCCCCGGCAGCCAGTCGCCGGAAACGCGCGAGTTCGATCCCGGCGTCTGGCTGCCGTCGATGGACCGGGCGCTCGGCTGGTTCGGCATCGCGATTCCCGCGTCACCGCTTAACCTGTCCTTCCTGTGGGCGCTGGCCTGCTGCGCTCTGTTCCACATCTTCCTGCGCCGAACCCGCTGGGGCTACGAACTGCGCACAGTCGGCCGCAACGAGCGGGCGGCGGTCTATGCCGGCATCTCGCCGGCACGCAACATCATCATCGCCATGCTGATCTCGGGTGCCTTGGCAGGCTTCGTCGGCGTGAACGAGATCCTGGGCGTGCAGCACCGGGTGATCCTGAACTTCACCGGCGGCGTCGGCTTCGTCGGCATCGCCGTGGCGCTGATGGGGCGCAACCACCCGGTCGGGATCATTCTGGCGGCACTGCTGTTCGGGGTTCTGGCGCAGGGCGGCGGCCAGCTGTCCTTCGAATACCCCACGATCAACCGCGAGTTGGTGATGGTCATCCAGGGTCTGGTCATCCTGTTCGCCGGCGCGATGGAAAACCTGTTCAAACCGCAGGTCGAGGCGCTGTTCCGCCGCCGCGGCGGCACTGCCGCCGCCGAGACGGGAAGGGGTTGA
- a CDS encoding ferredoxin has translation MPLDIPRTFRHHVFCCAQQRPPGHPRGSCAAKGAHPLWQRLDQKIQGKGLTDVGMAMTGCLGFCSAGPLMVVYPEGIWYRPETPEDIDEIVDSHLVNDVPVERLVMVLTR, from the coding sequence ATGCCGCTCGACATTCCGCGGACCTTCCGCCACCATGTCTTCTGCTGCGCCCAGCAGCGCCCGCCCGGCCATCCGCGCGGCAGCTGCGCCGCCAAGGGCGCACATCCGCTGTGGCAGCGGCTCGATCAGAAAATCCAGGGCAAGGGTCTCACCGATGTCGGCATGGCGATGACCGGCTGCCTCGGCTTCTGCTCCGCCGGGCCGCTGATGGTGGTGTATCCGGAAGGCATCTGGTACCGACCGGAAACGCCGGAGGACATCGACGAGATCGTCGACTCGCATCTGGTCAACGATGTGCCGGTGGAGCGGCTGGTGATGGTGCTGACTCGGTGA
- a CDS encoding DMT family transporter: MTDAETADLLPAEADSVPYAVGCFLGAILLFAAMDTLIKFLTADYPVPQLMFVRSLVALLLVGGYTLWRGGGIAAMRTQRPWGHVWRAFAGLISMGCFFYAFRELPLADVYVLSFAGPLFITALSAPLLGEPVGWRRWAAVVVGFGGVVVMAQPSAGAPLVPVLVGLCAALFYALAALAVRGLSRTETSASIVLYLLLTTTVVSGALAVPVWTAPTVFALGLMALVGAIGAGAQVLLTQAFRRAPPAAVAPFEYTGMVWASLFGWLVFGDLPTVPVIAGAMVIIGSGLYILHRETVVARRRLGA; this comes from the coding sequence ATGACCGACGCCGAAACCGCCGACCTGCTGCCCGCCGAGGCCGATTCGGTTCCCTATGCCGTCGGCTGCTTCCTGGGCGCGATCCTGCTGTTCGCGGCGATGGACACGCTCATCAAATTCCTGACCGCCGATTACCCGGTGCCGCAGCTGATGTTCGTGCGCTCGCTGGTCGCCCTCCTGCTGGTGGGCGGCTATACGCTTTGGCGTGGCGGCGGGATTGCGGCAATGCGGACGCAACGGCCGTGGGGGCATGTCTGGCGGGCCTTTGCCGGGCTGATCTCGATGGGCTGCTTCTTCTATGCCTTCCGCGAGCTGCCGCTGGCCGACGTTTATGTCCTGAGCTTTGCAGGACCGCTGTTCATCACCGCACTGTCCGCTCCGCTGCTGGGGGAGCCGGTGGGCTGGCGCCGTTGGGCCGCTGTCGTGGTCGGTTTCGGCGGCGTGGTCGTGATGGCGCAGCCCTCGGCCGGGGCCCCGCTGGTGCCGGTGCTGGTCGGGCTGTGCGCCGCCCTGTTCTATGCACTGGCGGCACTCGCCGTGCGCGGCCTGTCGCGGACGGAGACCAGCGCATCGATCGTGCTCTATCTGCTGCTCACGACGACGGTGGTCAGCGGTGCGCTCGCGGTCCCGGTCTGGACGGCGCCGACGGTCTTCGCCCTCGGGCTGATGGCGCTGGTCGGTGCGATCGGCGCCGGAGCGCAGGTTCTGCTGACCCAGGCCTTCCGCCGCGCGCCGCCGGCGGCGGTGGCGCCCTTCGAATATACCGGCATGGTCTGGGCCAGTCTGTTCGGCTGGCTGGTGTTCGGCGATCTGCCGACCGTGCCGGTGATCGCCGGCGCCATGGTCATCATCGGCAGCGGGCTCTACATCCTGCATCGTGAAACGGTGGTGGCGCGCCGCCGGCTGGGTGCTTGA
- a CDS encoding ABC transporter substrate-binding protein encodes MRRALSLLIGLLAASTCLSPAARADDTLSFPVLVPLTGFLSLEGTSQRNGAVLALKQTPAGVAIASEIVDTGTSPEAAVTALERAAGGGTVGAVAASMLGTQMLAMLPLANELKLPLVTVSGTASITEQGNPWVFRFFPGDAVTKAAHARYVVEELGKRQPAVIYQTTAYGQSGKAHLDAAFKALGVTPVFEEGVDPAAKDLLPVLTKALAANPDVLVLHLHSGPTALLLRQAASGGVTLPIVAGSAMHQPSTAALLEPAELKGVCAETAASPISGGTPEVKAFTDAYRAAFGKEPDAFALGQYDGMTMVLEAVKAGARTPDAIRKALSSETFKGLAMTYKSDGKGNMAHSAVIVCYDGTSRVPALVKRYDDPTLAAK; translated from the coding sequence ATGCGGCGCGCGCTTTCCCTTCTGATCGGCCTGCTGGCGGCATCGACCTGCCTGTCCCCGGCGGCACGGGCCGACGACACGCTGTCCTTCCCGGTGCTGGTGCCGCTGACCGGATTCCTGTCGCTGGAGGGCACCAGCCAGCGCAACGGCGCCGTCCTGGCACTGAAGCAGACCCCTGCCGGCGTGGCCATCGCATCCGAGATCGTCGACACCGGCACCTCGCCAGAAGCGGCGGTGACGGCGCTGGAACGCGCGGCCGGCGGCGGCACGGTCGGCGCGGTCGCCGCCAGCATGCTCGGCACCCAGATGCTGGCGATGCTGCCGCTGGCGAATGAGCTGAAACTGCCGCTGGTCACCGTGTCGGGCACCGCCTCGATCACCGAGCAGGGCAATCCCTGGGTCTTCCGCTTCTTCCCCGGTGACGCCGTGACCAAGGCCGCCCATGCCCGCTATGTGGTGGAGGAACTGGGCAAGCGCCAGCCGGCGGTCATCTACCAGACCACCGCCTATGGCCAGAGCGGCAAGGCCCATCTCGACGCCGCCTTCAAGGCGCTGGGCGTCACGCCCGTCTTCGAGGAGGGGGTGGACCCGGCGGCCAAGGATCTGCTGCCGGTGCTGACCAAGGCGCTGGCCGCCAACCCCGACGTGCTGGTGCTGCATCTGCATTCCGGCCCGACCGCGCTGCTGCTGCGGCAGGCGGCGTCCGGCGGTGTGACCCTGCCGATCGTCGCCGGTTCCGCCATGCATCAGCCGAGCACCGCCGCCCTGCTGGAACCGGCCGAACTCAAGGGCGTCTGTGCCGAGACCGCGGCCTCGCCGATCTCGGGCGGCACGCCTGAGGTCAAGGCCTTCACCGACGCCTACCGCGCCGCCTTCGGCAAGGAGCCGGACGCCTTCGCGCTCGGCCAGTATGACGGCATGACCATGGTGCTGGAGGCGGTGAAGGCCGGCGCCCGCACGCCCGACGCCATCCGCAAAGCCCTGTCGTCCGAGACCTTCAAGGGCCTCGCCATGACCTACAAGTCCGATGGCAAGGGCAACATGGCCCATTCCGCCGTCATCGTCTGCTATGACGGGACCAGCCGCGTGCCGGCGCTGGTGAAACGGTACGACGACCCGACGCTTGCGGCGAAGTGA
- a CDS encoding branched-chain amino acid ABC transporter permease, whose amino-acid sequence MAALQLLVNGVALGAAYALVALGFVLVLNATSAVNFAQGDLVMAGGLLAVALAPLIPLPGIALLPAVLVLMAALGLVLALAAYLPLRSRPPVSVFISTIAVGIILQNGAAILFGPEPRAAPPLFGDDTLHIAGLAVPEQSLAIVAVAGLLIGVQQWVFARTQLGRRLRATAQDPEMARACGVPVTAMILVTFAIGAACAGAAGLLLANRYFVTPTSGGDLILKAYIAVTVGGWGSVPGAVVGALLIALFEVGVSSVLSYPVALGALYLTLLAILVLRPQGLFGEAVRRRG is encoded by the coding sequence ATGGCGGCGCTTCAACTGCTGGTCAACGGGGTGGCGCTGGGTGCCGCCTATGCCCTGGTGGCGCTGGGCTTCGTGCTGGTGCTGAACGCCACCTCGGCGGTGAATTTCGCCCAGGGCGATCTGGTCATGGCCGGCGGGCTGCTGGCGGTGGCGCTGGCGCCGCTGATCCCGCTGCCGGGCATCGCCCTGCTGCCAGCGGTGCTGGTCCTGATGGCGGCGCTCGGACTTGTGCTGGCGCTGGCGGCCTATCTGCCGCTGCGCAGCCGGCCGCCGGTGTCGGTCTTCATCAGCACCATCGCAGTCGGCATCATCCTGCAGAACGGCGCCGCCATCCTGTTCGGGCCGGAGCCGCGCGCCGCACCGCCGCTGTTCGGCGACGACACTCTCCATATCGCCGGGCTTGCGGTTCCCGAGCAGTCGCTCGCCATCGTCGCGGTGGCGGGGCTGCTGATCGGGGTGCAGCAATGGGTGTTCGCCCGCACCCAGTTGGGCCGCCGGCTGCGCGCCACGGCGCAGGACCCGGAGATGGCGCGGGCCTGCGGCGTGCCGGTCACCGCGATGATCCTGGTGACCTTCGCCATCGGGGCCGCCTGCGCCGGAGCGGCCGGGCTGCTGCTGGCCAACCGCTATTTCGTCACGCCGACTTCGGGCGGCGATCTGATTTTGAAAGCCTACATCGCGGTGACGGTCGGGGGCTGGGGCTCCGTGCCGGGGGCGGTGGTCGGGGCTCTGCTGATCGCGCTGTTCGAGGTGGGGGTGTCGTCGGTGCTCTCATATCCGGTGGCGCTGGGGGCCCTGTACCTGACGCTGCTGGCGATTCTGGTGCTGCGCCCGCAAGGTCTGTTCGGCGAAGCGGTGCGACGTCGTGGGTGA
- a CDS encoding ATP-binding cassette domain-containing protein encodes MLVYALAFASPYGLRVLTVAGVYALATFGFQIVFGLGGALSLAQGAFFGIGAYVTGILGSRYGLGFEATFPLSMLVPLLLALPVGLAVLRLESHYFALATLGIAQVLHLLAVNLPELTGGSNGLAGVPAAVLFGWTVPRGLPMAGLVWGLVALGGLIGWRLARGRLGRSLTMLRDDPLAAATLGLDVGRLRLAAFGISALFAGAAGALAVHTQRVVSPEVLEFPVMVSILTIAIVGGRGRMAGAVLGAVLLLHLPEWFRFLERGYLVVYGVALLATVVLAPAGLTGVLDRIAARLFGRKPHPIPDAQEPPRSSDPSAGLTVEGLRKSFGGVVAVDGVSLDLRPGTITGLIGPNGSGKSTVINLLSGLERPDAGRVRLGGREVTGARADRLARAGLARSFQAAALPTGSGVLEAVAAARLATDPDAAMAEAHALWALDRLGVGGLAGQSCDGLPAAVRRRVELARALVRRPAVLLLDEPAAGLTDGEKAELASLLRNLAGEGMAILLVEHDMGFLLPLSGRVLCLDRGRAIYDGPAGCVRHDPAVAAAYMGRVASA; translated from the coding sequence ATGCTGGTGTACGCGCTCGCCTTCGCCTCCCCCTACGGCCTGCGCGTTCTGACCGTCGCCGGTGTCTATGCGCTGGCGACCTTCGGCTTCCAGATCGTCTTTGGCCTGGGCGGAGCACTGTCGCTGGCACAGGGGGCCTTTTTCGGTATCGGCGCCTATGTCACCGGCATCCTCGGCAGCCGCTATGGTCTCGGTTTCGAGGCGACCTTCCCGCTGTCGATGCTGGTGCCGCTGCTGCTGGCCCTGCCGGTCGGGCTGGCGGTGCTGCGGCTGGAGTCGCATTACTTCGCGCTGGCGACCCTCGGCATCGCCCAGGTGCTTCATCTGCTGGCGGTCAACCTGCCGGAGCTGACCGGCGGCTCCAACGGGCTGGCCGGGGTGCCGGCGGCGGTGTTGTTCGGCTGGACGGTGCCGCGCGGGCTGCCGATGGCCGGGCTGGTCTGGGGGCTTGTCGCGCTCGGCGGACTGATCGGCTGGCGGCTGGCGCGCGGGCGGCTCGGCCGGTCGCTGACCATGCTGCGCGACGATCCGCTGGCGGCGGCAACGTTGGGGCTGGACGTCGGGCGTCTGCGGCTGGCCGCCTTCGGCATCAGCGCGCTGTTCGCCGGAGCGGCCGGCGCATTGGCCGTGCATACCCAGCGCGTCGTCTCGCCGGAGGTGCTGGAGTTTCCAGTGATGGTCTCCATCCTCACCATCGCCATCGTCGGAGGGCGGGGGCGGATGGCCGGGGCGGTGTTGGGCGCCGTGCTGCTGCTGCATCTGCCGGAATGGTTCCGCTTCCTGGAGCGCGGCTATCTCGTCGTCTATGGCGTCGCCCTGCTGGCGACCGTCGTGCTGGCGCCGGCCGGGCTGACCGGGGTGCTCGACCGTATCGCGGCGCGCCTGTTCGGCCGCAAGCCGCATCCAATCCCGGATGCGCAGGAACCGCCCAGGTCGTCCGATCCGTCGGCTGGTTTGACGGTGGAGGGCTTGCGGAAGTCGTTCGGCGGCGTGGTCGCGGTGGATGGGGTGTCGTTGGACCTGCGGCCGGGCACCATCACCGGGCTGATCGGCCCTAACGGCTCCGGCAAATCCACCGTCATCAACCTGCTGTCAGGGCTGGAGCGGCCGGATGCCGGGCGGGTGCGGCTCGGCGGGCGGGAGGTCACCGGCGCCCGCGCCGACCGGCTGGCCCGCGCCGGGCTGGCCCGCAGCTTCCAGGCCGCGGCACTGCCGACAGGGTCGGGCGTGCTGGAGGCGGTGGCCGCTGCCCGCCTCGCCACCGATCCCGATGCTGCGATGGCCGAGGCGCATGCCCTCTGGGCGCTTGACCGGCTGGGCGTCGGCGGGCTTGCCGGACAGTCCTGCGACGGGCTGCCGGCGGCGGTTCGGCGCCGGGTGGAACTCGCCCGTGCCCTGGTCCGCCGGCCGGCGGTGCTGCTGCTGGACGAACCTGCCGCCGGTCTGACCGACGGCGAAAAGGCTGAATTGGCGTCCCTGCTCCGCAACCTGGCGGGGGAGGGGATGGCGATCCTGCTGGTGGAACATGACATGGGGTTCCTGCTGCCGCTCTCCGGCCGGGTGCTGTGCCTCGACCGTGGGCGAGCGATTTATGACGGTCCGGCCGGCTGCGTGCGCCACGATCCGGCGGTGGCCGCCGCTTACATGGGGCGGGTGGCATCAGCATGA
- a CDS encoding ABC transporter ATP-binding protein codes for MSALLSIRNLTAGYGGATALDDVALSIAAGETVALLGANGAGKSTLLKALLGLVPAQGELRFDGADLGGLATEARVRRGIGYVPEGRRVFPGMSVRDNLEVAGLPAARDRAQDVERVFALFPDLVGKSGESAWRLSGGQQQMLSLGRALMGRPRLLLLDEPSLGLSPRLSDELFAAVRRIAATGTAVLLAEQSAARALAVAPRAVLLRLGRVIGDGPVESLSEQALREAFFGG; via the coding sequence ATGAGCGCGCTGCTGTCCATCAGAAACCTGACCGCCGGCTATGGCGGCGCCACGGCGCTCGACGATGTTGCGCTGAGCATCGCGGCCGGTGAGACGGTGGCGCTGCTCGGCGCCAACGGGGCGGGGAAATCGACGCTGCTGAAGGCTCTGCTCGGGCTGGTGCCGGCACAAGGAGAGTTGCGGTTCGACGGTGCCGACCTCGGCGGGCTGGCGACGGAGGCGCGGGTGCGGCGCGGCATCGGCTATGTGCCGGAAGGGCGGCGGGTCTTTCCCGGCATGAGCGTCCGCGACAATCTGGAGGTCGCCGGCCTGCCTGCCGCCCGCGACCGCGCGCAGGATGTCGAGCGCGTCTTCGCCCTGTTCCCTGACCTTGTGGGCAAGAGCGGGGAAAGTGCGTGGCGGCTGTCCGGCGGCCAGCAGCAGATGCTGAGCCTTGGGCGCGCGCTGATGGGCCGGCCGCGTCTGCTTCTTCTGGATGAGCCGTCGCTCGGCCTGTCGCCCAGGCTGTCCGACGAGCTGTTCGCAGCCGTCCGCCGCATCGCCGCCACCGGCACCGCCGTGCTGCTGGCGGAGCAGAGTGCCGCCCGCGCCCTGGCGGTTGCCCCGCGCGCCGTGCTGTTGCGGCTCGGCCGTGTCATCGGCGATGGGCCGGTGGAGTCACTGTCTGAGCAGGCGCTGCGCGAAGCATTCTTCGGTGGTTAG